From Pandoraea vervacti, the proteins below share one genomic window:
- a CDS encoding MFS transporter yields the protein MTTSTTISHAPGWRDLLSGNNGWRSLALAGGVALHATNVYVATTVLPSIVKDIGGLDLYSWNTTLFVVASILGSVFAAQMLSSLGPRAAYIGALLGFSAGTILCAAAPTMPWMLAGRTLQGFGGGILLALSYALIRLVFAPPLWSRAMGLVSGMWGVATLCGPAVGGVFAQFGHWRWAFWSLLPIVVGLGLIIRAQVSAGRTVASADGASQSQGEAHAVPWFKVVLLCASAVAISLGSVVSSHAIAAVWMLAGLVLAWWLAHRERSVRHALPRLMPTGAYSLRTRLGGLYAVMSLLGLAMTSEIYIPYFLQTVHGQTPFAAGYLAALMAAGWSVGSMTSAGRQGDAAERRVRLGPVIVTLGMFALAWLLPQASLFASAAGVASLCIALFGVGVGVGIGWPHLLTRVMTAARPGEAGLASASITTVQLYSMALGSALAGWVANSAGLADGGLAEVQRASIWLFALFALAPAAGVVIILRGKVTAPPINAGGTREAS from the coding sequence ATGACGACGAGCACGACGATTTCTCATGCGCCGGGCTGGCGCGATTTGCTGAGTGGCAACAACGGCTGGCGTTCGCTGGCGCTGGCGGGCGGGGTGGCGTTGCATGCGACCAACGTCTATGTGGCGACGACGGTATTGCCTTCCATCGTGAAGGACATCGGCGGGCTCGATCTGTACTCGTGGAACACGACACTGTTCGTGGTCGCGTCGATACTGGGGTCGGTGTTCGCGGCGCAGATGCTGTCGTCGCTCGGCCCGCGCGCCGCCTATATCGGCGCACTGCTCGGTTTCAGCGCGGGAACGATCCTTTGCGCGGCGGCGCCGACCATGCCGTGGATGCTGGCGGGACGCACGTTGCAGGGCTTCGGTGGCGGCATATTGCTGGCGCTGAGCTATGCGCTGATCCGACTCGTTTTCGCCCCGCCTTTGTGGTCGCGCGCCATGGGACTGGTCTCCGGCATGTGGGGAGTGGCAACGCTTTGCGGCCCGGCCGTCGGCGGTGTCTTCGCGCAGTTCGGTCACTGGCGCTGGGCGTTCTGGTCGTTGCTGCCGATCGTTGTCGGGCTCGGGCTCATCATCCGGGCACAGGTGAGCGCCGGACGCACGGTGGCGAGTGCCGACGGCGCCTCGCAAAGCCAGGGCGAAGCGCATGCGGTGCCGTGGTTCAAAGTCGTGCTGCTGTGCGCGTCCGCCGTCGCGATTTCCCTGGGATCGGTCGTGAGTTCGCACGCCATCGCGGCGGTCTGGATGCTGGCGGGACTCGTGCTCGCGTGGTGGCTCGCGCACCGCGAGCGTAGCGTGCGGCATGCCCTGCCTCGCCTTATGCCCACGGGCGCGTATTCGTTACGAACGCGTCTCGGTGGTCTTTACGCCGTCATGAGCCTGCTCGGGCTGGCGATGACGAGCGAGATCTATATCCCTTATTTCCTTCAGACCGTGCATGGCCAGACGCCTTTTGCCGCAGGCTACCTCGCCGCGCTGATGGCGGCAGGCTGGTCGGTCGGCTCGATGACGAGCGCCGGGCGTCAGGGCGACGCGGCCGAGCGTCGCGTGCGCCTCGGACCGGTCATCGTCACGCTCGGCATGTTCGCGTTGGCGTGGCTTCTGCCGCAGGCGTCGCTTTTCGCGAGTGCGGCGGGCGTCGCCAGCCTGTGCATCGCGCTGTTCGGCGTGGGTGTCGGCGTGGGCATTGGCTGGCCGCATCTGCTCACGCGGGTGATGACGGCTGCGCGTCCCGGCGAAGCGGGGCTGGCATCGGCCTCGATCACGACCGTGCAGTTGTACTCGATGGCGCTTGGTTCGGCACTGGCAGGATGGGTGGCGAACTCGGCGGGACTGGCGGATGGCGGACTGGCCGAAGTGCAGCGCGCGTCGATCTGGCTGTTTGCGCTTTTCGCGCTGGCGCCGGCGGCGGGCGTCGTCATCATCCTGCGCGGGAAAGTGACGGCGCCCCCCATAAATGCGGGTGGGACACGGGAAGCGAGCTAG
- a CDS encoding metalloregulator ArsR/SmtB family transcription factor produces the protein MDNRAGTPGAGHERVLHWLKTQGPASTAEVASGLGITAEAARQQVQKLVADGLLAGETMPTRGAGRPRQAWTLTEAGHSRFPDAHSTLTIQLIGSIRQIFGDDGLDRLITQRAAETHTQYKRAIDPLPGLEARMEKLAEIRSAEGYMARVERDGDDWLLIEDHCPICAAAKTCQGFCRTELELFQALIGERGTVSRETHILAGGQRCTYRVKTSA, from the coding sequence TTGGATAATAGGGCAGGCACGCCCGGCGCTGGCCACGAGCGTGTGCTGCATTGGCTGAAGACGCAGGGACCGGCATCGACGGCGGAGGTCGCGTCAGGACTGGGCATTACGGCAGAAGCCGCCCGTCAGCAAGTGCAGAAGCTGGTGGCGGATGGCCTGCTCGCGGGTGAGACGATGCCGACGCGCGGCGCGGGACGCCCGCGTCAGGCATGGACCCTCACCGAGGCGGGTCACAGCCGCTTTCCCGACGCGCATTCCACGCTCACGATTCAGCTGATCGGCTCGATCCGCCAGATCTTCGGTGACGACGGACTCGACCGATTGATTACGCAGCGCGCCGCCGAGACGCACACGCAATACAAGCGGGCCATCGATCCCCTCCCGGGACTGGAGGCACGTATGGAGAAACTTGCGGAAATCCGGTCGGCGGAAGGCTATATGGCGCGCGTGGAGCGCGATGGCGATGACTGGCTGCTCATCGAGGATCACTGCCCGATCTGTGCGGCGGCCAAAACCTGTCAGGGATTTTGCCGCACGGAACTGGAACTGTTTCAGGCGTTGATCGGCGAGCGTGGCACCGTGTCGCGCGAGACGCACATTCTCGCGGGCGGGCAGCGCTGCACGTATCGGGTGAAGACGTCGGCCTGA
- a CDS encoding TonB-dependent siderophore receptor has translation MSFVPAYRARRTAAGRLAARPLALAAFLTFTAVGAAPVFAQPSAEAAGTAGSTGTTGSASPVDTAAPATLKATTVTDSALRETPQNLKQSVQAGALGSRSQLDTPFSTTVVSQEQLEQRQPAKLGDVFVTDASVTDGSNAFDAWAGYIYVRGMPIDWQSGFKLDGMPVMTYGVTMPYEQFDRVELLKGLSGFMYGFVAPGGVVNYVTKKPTDERVASVDVGFQSEGIWREHVDLGGRAGPNDMFGGRLNYTHEEGRTYTDGNLNRDTVSVALDARITPDLTWNFGAMYQDRRATGTSPSLSTFSFTGNQLPGPINVSNANLQTQATHLNTITQFYTTGLQYQINPDWKVSANFAYNKSTRDRNEATLNLLNGAGDFRGQNDLGDEVNTFHAWQVSAEGKVRTGALTHQLTFGYASQYQTNDYAYVYSPTYTGNLYQGTSYQFYGDGTPLQAQRSSAIEQKSVFASDTVQITDRFSVLAGGRFTNYDQTNAQGVSTYSTNGVFTPTLAAMYKLTPNTTAYVSYVEALEAGEVVGSNYANAGAVLNPFKSRQYEVGVKTEQATWSTTAALFRIERGAVYTNSANARVADGQSIYQGIELAGSVKLGPQWTLGASAMALDAWYARTSGGFDGNRVGGAPRFVLSSNVEYKIPYVPGLSVGGDIRYNGRTALNPQNSLTVSGYTLINLGATYRTRVSGKDVTLRAAVSNLTNRKYWEYQYDNYIKPADPRMVSLNAKIDF, from the coding sequence ATGTCGTTTGTTCCGGCTTACCGGGCTCGCCGCACTGCGGCTGGCCGTCTCGCTGCGCGCCCGCTCGCGCTTGCCGCCTTCCTGACCTTCACTGCTGTGGGCGCTGCGCCGGTCTTTGCGCAGCCGTCCGCCGAAGCTGCCGGGACTGCCGGCAGCACCGGCACCACCGGTAGCGCGTCCCCCGTCGATACCGCAGCACCCGCGACGCTCAAGGCCACCACGGTGACGGACTCGGCGCTGCGCGAGACGCCGCAGAATCTGAAGCAATCGGTACAGGCCGGCGCGCTGGGTTCGCGCAGCCAGCTCGACACGCCGTTCTCGACGACGGTGGTCAGCCAGGAGCAACTGGAACAGCGTCAACCGGCCAAGCTTGGCGACGTGTTCGTGACGGACGCCTCCGTGACCGACGGCAGCAATGCCTTCGACGCATGGGCCGGCTACATCTATGTCCGTGGCATGCCCATCGACTGGCAATCGGGCTTCAAGCTCGACGGCATGCCTGTCATGACCTACGGCGTGACCATGCCGTACGAACAGTTCGACCGCGTGGAATTGCTCAAGGGGCTCTCGGGCTTCATGTACGGTTTCGTCGCGCCGGGCGGCGTGGTGAACTACGTGACGAAGAAGCCGACGGACGAGCGTGTGGCAAGCGTCGACGTGGGCTTCCAGTCCGAAGGCATCTGGCGCGAGCACGTCGATCTCGGCGGTCGCGCCGGTCCCAACGACATGTTCGGTGGGCGACTGAACTACACGCACGAGGAAGGGCGCACGTATACCGACGGCAACCTCAACCGCGATACGGTCTCCGTGGCGCTGGACGCACGCATCACGCCCGACCTCACGTGGAACTTCGGCGCGATGTATCAGGACCGCCGCGCCACGGGCACGTCGCCCTCGCTCTCCACGTTCAGCTTCACCGGCAACCAGTTGCCCGGCCCCATCAACGTATCGAATGCCAACCTGCAAACGCAGGCCACGCACCTGAACACGATCACGCAGTTCTACACGACGGGCCTGCAGTATCAGATCAATCCGGACTGGAAGGTGTCGGCCAACTTCGCCTACAACAAGTCCACGCGCGACCGCAACGAAGCCACGCTGAATCTGCTCAACGGGGCGGGCGACTTCCGTGGCCAGAACGATCTGGGCGACGAGGTCAATACGTTCCATGCGTGGCAAGTGAGCGCGGAAGGCAAGGTCCGCACCGGAGCGCTGACGCATCAACTGACGTTCGGATATGCATCGCAATATCAGACGAACGACTATGCGTACGTCTATAGCCCCACCTATACCGGCAACCTCTATCAGGGCACGTCGTATCAGTTCTACGGCGACGGCACGCCGCTTCAGGCCCAGCGCTCCAGCGCCATCGAACAGAAGTCGGTCTTTGCATCGGACACCGTGCAGATCACGGACCGCTTCTCGGTGCTGGCCGGCGGCCGCTTTACGAACTATGACCAGACCAACGCGCAAGGCGTGTCGACGTATTCGACGAACGGTGTTTTTACGCCGACGCTTGCTGCCATGTACAAGCTCACGCCGAACACGACCGCTTATGTGAGCTACGTGGAAGCGCTCGAGGCCGGTGAAGTGGTCGGTTCGAATTACGCGAACGCCGGGGCCGTGCTCAATCCGTTCAAGAGCCGTCAGTACGAAGTCGGGGTGAAGACGGAGCAGGCGACGTGGAGCACGACGGCGGCGCTCTTTCGCATCGAACGCGGCGCCGTCTACACGAACAGCGCCAACGCGCGCGTGGCCGACGGCCAGTCGATCTACCAGGGCATCGAGCTCGCCGGTTCGGTCAAGCTGGGTCCGCAGTGGACATTGGGCGCGAGCGCCATGGCGCTCGACGCGTGGTACGCCCGTACATCCGGCGGCTTCGACGGCAATCGCGTGGGCGGCGCGCCGCGCTTCGTGCTCTCGAGTAACGTCGAATACAAGATTCCGTACGTGCCGGGGCTGTCCGTCGGCGGCGACATTCGTTACAACGGTCGCACCGCGCTCAATCCGCAGAACTCGCTGACGGTGTCGGGCTATACGTTGATCAACCTGGGGGCGACATACCGGACCCGCGTGTCGGGCAAGGACGTGACGTTGCGTGCTGCCGTGAGCAACCTCACCAACCGCAAGTACTGGGAATACCAGTACGACAACTACATCAAGCCGGCCGACCCGCGCATGGTCAGCCTGAACGCGAAGATCGACTTCTGA
- a CDS encoding Lrp/AsnC family transcriptional regulator — protein MELDAIDLKILRELQADARLTNVELASRVNLSPSPCLARVKALETAGYIRQRVTLLDPSRLGLHINVFIHVTLENQNRDGLDAFEAAVTALPNVMECYLMSGDADYLLRVMVSDMAAYETLITDRISRIPGIRNIRSSFALKQVMYTTAVPVPGHDGAGGPGGPDSTGDA, from the coding sequence ATGGAACTCGACGCCATTGATTTGAAGATTTTGCGGGAGCTGCAAGCCGACGCCCGCCTCACCAACGTGGAACTCGCCTCGCGGGTCAATTTGTCGCCCTCACCGTGTCTCGCGCGCGTCAAGGCGCTCGAGACAGCCGGTTATATCCGTCAGCGCGTGACGCTGCTCGATCCGTCCCGCCTCGGGCTGCACATTAACGTCTTCATCCACGTCACGCTGGAAAACCAGAACCGCGACGGGCTGGACGCCTTCGAAGCCGCCGTAACCGCGCTGCCCAACGTCATGGAGTGTTACCTGATGTCGGGCGACGCCGACTATCTGCTGCGCGTCATGGTCAGCGACATGGCCGCATACGAAACGCTCATTACCGATCGTATCTCGCGCATTCCGGGCATCCGGAACATTCGTTCGAGCTTCGCGCTCAAGCAGGTCATGTACACCACGGCCGTGCCGGTGCCCGGCCACGACGGCGCCGGCGGCCCGGGCGGCCCCGACAGCACGGGCGATGCCTGA
- a CDS encoding SlyX family protein encodes MESLEARVVELEIKAAFQEDLLETLNEIVTRQEQQIDLLQKQFKALYQQMQSQGQSGGNDGNPRHEIPPHY; translated from the coding sequence ATGGAATCGTTGGAAGCACGCGTCGTCGAACTCGAAATCAAAGCGGCGTTTCAGGAAGATCTGCTCGAAACGCTCAACGAGATCGTCACCCGCCAGGAACAGCAAATCGATCTGCTGCAAAAGCAGTTCAAGGCGCTTTATCAGCAGATGCAATCGCAAGGACAAAGCGGCGGCAACGACGGCAATCCTCGTCACGAAATTCCGCCGCATTATTGA
- a CDS encoding DUF1439 domain-containing protein, which produces MRPARAAYNIWTGEYTMTRKEIESAVDKRFPTTLNYGQLLSVELTHPQIGFNPQANRVNTQVDAQVQNVLLQGQPLKGVLAISSALKYDPARRAVLLDNPSVERVDVNGMPPAYGQQLTAIGGTVAQQVLNQYPIYTFKPEQLKYGGRDVEPGAITVLPDGIKVEVKTK; this is translated from the coding sequence ATGCGCCCTGCCCGCGCCGCGTACAACATCTGGACCGGTGAGTACACGATGACGCGCAAGGAGATCGAGAGCGCCGTCGACAAGCGCTTTCCGACCACGCTCAACTACGGCCAGTTACTCTCGGTCGAGTTGACGCATCCGCAGATCGGCTTCAACCCGCAAGCCAATCGCGTCAATACCCAGGTCGATGCCCAGGTGCAGAACGTGTTGCTGCAAGGCCAGCCGCTCAAAGGGGTGCTGGCGATCTCCAGCGCGCTGAAGTACGACCCCGCGCGGCGCGCCGTGCTGCTCGACAACCCCAGCGTCGAGCGAGTCGACGTGAACGGCATGCCGCCTGCCTACGGCCAGCAACTGACCGCCATCGGCGGCACCGTGGCGCAACAGGTGCTCAACCAGTATCCGATCTACACGTTCAAGCCGGAACAGCTCAAATATGGCGGACGCGACGTCGAACCCGGCGCGATCACCGTGCTGCCGGACGGCATCAAGGTCGAAGTGAAGACAAAGTAG
- a CDS encoding YnfA family protein produces MKTFLLYVATAVAEIVGCYLPWLWLRQGRSAWLLVPGAMALALFAWLLTQHPSAAGRVYAAYGGVYIGVAIVWLWLVDGIRPTSWDIAGVVVALAGMSLIAFQPR; encoded by the coding sequence ATGAAAACCTTTCTGCTGTATGTCGCAACCGCAGTGGCGGAAATCGTCGGCTGCTATCTGCCATGGTTATGGCTCAGGCAGGGGCGCAGCGCATGGTTGCTGGTCCCCGGGGCGATGGCGCTGGCGCTCTTTGCATGGCTGCTCACGCAGCATCCCTCGGCGGCCGGGCGCGTCTACGCGGCGTATGGCGGCGTGTATATCGGCGTCGCCATCGTATGGCTGTGGTTGGTGGACGGCATACGTCCGACGTCCTGGGACATCGCCGGCGTGGTCGTGGCGCTTGCGGGCATGAGCCTGATCGCGTTTCAGCCGCGTTAG
- a CDS encoding IS110 family transposase: MKHTTVGVDIAKNVMQLHYIDAETGEIVNKPVRRGAFLEHFANLAPCLIGMEACGGSQHWARKLTTMGHEVKLMPGKFVKAFVMGNKNDAADAKAIWLAVQHAGKSVAVKTETQQAVLGLHRMREQLVKFRTMQINGLRGLLAEYGEVTGKGRAALDKAIPGVLERLVDRLPAILIDTLREQWNGLAELDKQIASIERRLQTWMREDKASKAIAAIPGVGLLTATAAVATIGDAKTFKSGREFAAWIGLVPRQTGTGGKVHLHGISKRGDIYLRKLLIHGARSVLCLAKEPGPWAEGIKKRRPLNVAIVAQANRIARTIWAILAHDRQYERGYVSVKPV, from the coding sequence ATGAAGCATACGACAGTGGGTGTGGACATTGCAAAGAACGTGATGCAGCTCCATTACATCGACGCAGAGACGGGCGAAATCGTGAACAAACCGGTGAGACGGGGCGCGTTTCTCGAACACTTCGCGAATTTGGCTCCGTGCCTGATCGGGATGGAGGCGTGCGGTGGCTCACAGCACTGGGCCCGCAAGCTCACGACGATGGGCCACGAGGTGAAGCTGATGCCGGGGAAATTTGTGAAGGCGTTTGTGATGGGCAACAAAAACGACGCAGCCGACGCGAAAGCCATCTGGCTAGCCGTGCAGCATGCAGGCAAATCGGTTGCGGTAAAGACGGAAACACAACAGGCGGTACTGGGACTGCACCGGATGCGCGAACAGTTGGTGAAGTTCCGCACAATGCAGATCAACGGCTTGCGCGGCCTGCTTGCCGAGTACGGCGAAGTGACGGGCAAAGGCCGGGCTGCGCTCGATAAGGCGATCCCTGGTGTACTGGAGCGACTGGTCGATCGTCTGCCGGCGATTCTGATCGACACGTTGCGCGAGCAATGGAACGGGTTGGCGGAGCTAGATAAACAGATTGCGAGCATCGAGCGACGTCTGCAGACGTGGATGAGAGAGGACAAAGCGAGCAAAGCGATTGCGGCGATACCGGGCGTTGGTCTGCTGACGGCGACGGCGGCTGTTGCGACGATAGGCGATGCGAAGACGTTCAAATCTGGGCGAGAGTTCGCGGCTTGGATTGGATTGGTTCCGAGGCAAACGGGTACGGGTGGCAAGGTGCATCTGCACGGAATCAGTAAGCGAGGCGATATATACCTACGCAAGCTGTTGATCCACGGTGCGCGCAGCGTGCTGTGTCTGGCGAAAGAGCCAGGGCCGTGGGCCGAAGGAATCAAAAAGCGGCGACCGCTAAACGTCGCAATCGTGGCTCAGGCCAACAGGATTGCCCGCACGATCTGGGCGATCCTGGCGCACGACAGGCAGTACGAACGGGGTTACGTGAGCGTGAAGCCGGTTTAA
- a CDS encoding organic hydroperoxide resistance protein produces the protein MSIEKVLYTAHATATGGRDGRAVSSDGVLDVKLVVPKEMGGPGVGGTNPEQLFAAGYSACFLGALKFVAGKERVALPAETKIDGAVGIGQISTGFGIQAELKISVPGVDRAVVEDLVQKAHVVCPYSNATRGNIDVTLTIV, from the coding sequence ATGTCGATCGAAAAAGTGCTTTACACCGCCCATGCCACCGCCACCGGAGGCCGTGATGGCCGCGCCGTCTCGTCCGACGGCGTGCTCGACGTCAAGCTGGTCGTGCCCAAGGAAATGGGCGGCCCCGGCGTTGGCGGCACGAACCCGGAACAACTCTTTGCCGCTGGCTACTCGGCTTGTTTTCTCGGTGCGCTGAAGTTCGTCGCGGGGAAGGAAAGGGTGGCGCTGCCGGCTGAAACGAAGATTGACGGCGCCGTCGGCATTGGCCAGATCTCGACGGGCTTCGGCATTCAGGCGGAACTGAAAATCAGCGTGCCGGGCGTGGATCGCGCCGTGGTCGAGGATCTGGTGCAAAAGGCGCACGTCGTCTGCCCGTATTCGAACGCCACGCGTGGCAACATCGACGTGACGCTGACGATCGTGTAA
- a CDS encoding TetR/AcrR family transcriptional regulator encodes MNRTTTSPAAPTVREQLLTQAQTFLMTRGYNGFSYRDLAERVGVKTSSIHYYFPAKEDLVLEAIKAYDAFIGEGLAQIDGSLSAPEKLARYSQGFGRIVEDGHRICLCGMLAADIETLPETVRVAVQQFFAYHEAWLTRVLTQGEAEGTLKLTSPPEATARALFAGFQGSVMASRLFRAPSRLEDVVASVCGVA; translated from the coding sequence ATGAACCGCACCACGACATCGCCCGCTGCACCAACCGTCAGAGAGCAACTGCTCACGCAGGCGCAGACGTTCCTCATGACGCGAGGCTATAACGGCTTCAGTTACCGGGATCTGGCCGAGCGCGTCGGGGTGAAGACATCGAGCATCCATTACTACTTCCCCGCAAAGGAAGATCTGGTGCTCGAAGCGATCAAGGCTTACGACGCTTTCATCGGCGAAGGGCTCGCACAGATCGACGGGTCATTGTCCGCACCGGAAAAGCTGGCGCGGTACTCGCAGGGGTTTGGGCGCATCGTCGAGGACGGTCACCGGATTTGTTTGTGCGGCATGCTCGCGGCCGACATCGAAACATTGCCGGAAACGGTGCGCGTGGCCGTACAGCAATTCTTCGCGTACCACGAAGCGTGGCTCACACGTGTGCTCACGCAGGGCGAGGCGGAAGGGACGCTGAAACTCACGTCGCCGCCCGAGGCGACGGCCCGTGCGCTGTTTGCCGGGTTTCAGGGCAGTGTGATGGCATCCCGATTGTTCCGGGCGCCATCGAGGCTGGAGGATGTGGTCGCGTCGGTGTGCGGCGTAGCTTGA
- a CDS encoding LysR family transcriptional regulator yields the protein MIDRITAMRTFVRVAEVGSFTKAALSLDIPRATATTQVQHLERWFGVALFTRSTRRVALTMEGAAYYERCSAILADVEEVESGLFGAHAQLRGRLVVVLPPVIAREVVMPSLAEFQTRYPGLEIALDATPAHGDWRGDGVDCGVVLGELPDSRLVARRLGDLPRVTCASRRYLASHGTPVDLDDLATHTSVKWLTAPAESLASLGAAAGPSAGEGSSMPARCGDLTMVVSGKATCVRTRGQLHVGDEAAYLAAGLEGLGLIQPTLLAAAPYLASGRLVPVLPECPPPPLRLSAAYPAQKRVSPRVRAFVDWLALVCEPLGSAKAQSGADVKTDAREHAAAIPPGAPGDYAPLPVLPEAPPSGNRRSFTLPA from the coding sequence ATGATCGATCGCATCACCGCCATGCGTACCTTTGTGCGTGTGGCCGAAGTGGGCAGCTTCACGAAGGCGGCGCTGTCGCTCGACATCCCGCGTGCCACGGCAACGACGCAGGTCCAGCATCTCGAGCGCTGGTTCGGCGTCGCGCTCTTCACGCGATCCACGCGACGCGTCGCGCTCACGATGGAAGGCGCTGCCTATTACGAGCGATGCTCGGCCATTCTCGCGGACGTCGAAGAGGTCGAGTCGGGCCTGTTCGGCGCGCACGCGCAACTGCGCGGTCGCTTGGTCGTTGTGCTGCCGCCGGTGATCGCGCGTGAGGTCGTCATGCCGTCGCTCGCCGAATTTCAGACACGCTATCCGGGACTGGAAATCGCGCTGGACGCGACGCCTGCGCATGGCGACTGGCGCGGTGACGGTGTCGACTGCGGCGTGGTGCTCGGCGAGCTGCCGGACTCGCGTCTGGTGGCGCGCCGTCTCGGCGATCTGCCTCGGGTGACGTGCGCGAGTCGTCGCTATCTCGCCTCGCACGGCACGCCTGTCGACCTCGACGATCTGGCAACGCATACGTCCGTGAAATGGCTGACGGCGCCCGCAGAGTCGCTGGCGTCGCTCGGCGCTGCTGCCGGGCCGTCAGCAGGGGAGGGTTCGAGCATGCCGGCACGCTGCGGCGATCTCACGATGGTGGTAAGCGGCAAGGCCACTTGCGTACGCACGCGCGGGCAATTGCATGTCGGCGACGAGGCCGCATATCTGGCGGCAGGGCTCGAAGGGCTTGGGCTGATTCAGCCGACGTTGCTCGCGGCCGCCCCTTACCTGGCTTCGGGGCGTCTGGTGCCGGTGTTGCCCGAGTGTCCGCCGCCACCGTTGCGGCTGTCGGCGGCCTATCCGGCGCAAAAGCGCGTGTCGCCGCGTGTGCGGGCGTTCGTCGATTGGCTTGCGCTGGTCTGCGAGCCGTTGGGAAGCGCGAAGGCGCAGTCGGGCGCTGATGTGAAGACCGACGCGCGCGAGCATGCCGCTGCCATCCCCCCAGGGGCCCCGGGGGATTATGCGCCGCTGCCGGTCCTGCCCGAGGCGCCACCGTCCGGAAACCGGCGTTCGTTCACGCTGCCGGCGTAG
- a CDS encoding DMT family transporter has translation MPEASRAVTPPTAPGGASQQVALHVAAMLFGASALFGEHIAASSTLIVFGRGLFSWLALTVIALAGVAGLRGVARLSGGAPWHGLPVRSAARLMVAGGWLAMHWLAFFLAIKAGGVAVGTLGFACFPAFVILMEWPLRRERPSLGDAGVIALVCLGLALVTPAFDWQAGATLGLAWGVLSGALYAVIALSNRVLGAQASPLQASWWQCLGILVVLGPFSWREALALPGVQWGWLACLGVVCTALAYTLFIHALRAVKASQAAVVIALEPVYAIAFAWVLFGTAPTLKMAIGGVCIVGAVAWSGSMRSRRPAH, from the coding sequence ATGCCTGAGGCGTCTCGCGCTGTCACGCCCCCGACCGCGCCGGGCGGCGCGAGTCAGCAGGTCGCGCTGCATGTGGCGGCGATGCTGTTTGGCGCGTCGGCCCTGTTCGGCGAACACATTGCCGCAAGCAGCACGCTGATCGTCTTCGGACGCGGACTGTTTTCGTGGCTCGCGCTTACCGTGATTGCGCTCGCCGGTGTGGCCGGATTACGAGGCGTCGCGCGACTCTCGGGGGGCGCGCCGTGGCATGGCCTACCGGTGCGCTCAGCAGCCCGTCTGATGGTCGCCGGTGGATGGCTCGCGATGCACTGGCTCGCCTTCTTTCTCGCGATCAAGGCCGGGGGCGTTGCCGTCGGCACGCTGGGATTCGCATGCTTCCCGGCGTTCGTGATCCTGATGGAGTGGCCACTACGCCGGGAACGCCCCTCGTTGGGAGACGCCGGCGTGATCGCGCTCGTTTGCCTGGGACTTGCGCTCGTCACACCGGCGTTCGACTGGCAGGCGGGCGCAACGCTCGGGCTGGCGTGGGGCGTGCTCTCGGGGGCGCTTTATGCCGTCATCGCGCTGTCGAACCGGGTGCTTGGCGCGCAGGCGTCGCCATTGCAGGCGAGTTGGTGGCAATGCCTGGGCATTCTTGTCGTGCTCGGTCCGTTCTCCTGGCGTGAGGCGCTCGCCTTGCCCGGCGTACAGTGGGGGTGGCTCGCTTGTCTGGGCGTCGTTTGCACGGCACTCGCCTACACCCTCTTCATTCACGCACTGCGCGCCGTCAAAGCCAGTCAGGCCGCCGTGGTGATTGCGCTCGAACCGGTCTACGCGATCGCCTTCGCATGGGTATTGTTCGGTACCGCCCCGACGCTCAAGATGGCGATCGGCGGCGTGTGCATCGTCGGCGCCGTTGCCTGGTCCGGCTCGATGCGCTCGCGCCGCCCGGCTCACTGA